One part of the Arabidopsis thaliana chromosome 1 sequence genome encodes these proteins:
- a CDS encoding Disease resistance protein (TIR-NBS-LRR class) — MIAEVVGGISSRLPRMKSTDLINLVGMEAHMMKMTLLLNIGCEDEVHMIGIWGMGGIGKSTIAKCLYDRFSRQFPAHCFLENVSKGYDIKHLQKELLSHILYDEDVELWSMEAGSQEIKERLGHQKVFVVLDNVDKVEQLHGLAKDPSWFGPGSRIIITTRDKGLLNSCGVNNIYEVKCLDDKDALQVFKKLAFGGRPPSDGFEQLFIRASRLAHGLPSALVAFASHLSAIVAIDEWEDELALLETFPQKNVQEILRASYDGLDQYDKTVFLHVACFFNGGHLRYIRAFLKNCDARINHLAAKCLVNISIDGCISMHILLVQTGREIVRQESDWRPSKQRFLWDPTEIHYVLDSNTGTRRVEGLSLHLCEMADTLLLRNSVFGPMHNLTFLKFFQHLGGNVSNLQLISDDYVLSRNLKLLHWDAYPLTILPPIFRPHTIIELSLRYSKLNSLWDGTKLLPNLRILDVTGSRNLRELPELSTAVNLEELILESCTSLVQIPESINRLYLRKLNMMYCDGLEGVILVNDLQEASLSRWGLKRIILNLPHSGATLSSLTDLAIQGKIFIKLSGLSGTGDHLSFSSVQKTAHQSVTHLLNSGFFGLKSLDIKRFSYRLDPVNFSCLSFADFPCLTELKLINLNIEDIPEDICQLQLLETLDLGGNDFVYLPTSMGQLAMLKYLSLSNCRRLKALPQLSQVERLVLSGCVKLGSLMGILGAGRYNLLDFCVEKCKSLGSLMGILSVEKSAPGRNELLELSLENCKSLVSLSEELSHFTKLTYLDLSSLEFRRIPTSIRELSFMRTLYLNNCNKIFSLTDLPESLKYLYAHGCESLEHVNFSSNHSFNHLDFSHCISLECISDLVRDFMNEEYSQEAPFRLVCITKYSIASTNNMRTSWREPMRIKLPKIKAAPKLVGFFVQIMVVCEKPFHLQFPAFSYNWDCEGSRLYRINLKPNLYQSSEMMEDNNNRPYKWHHLVIVQIPTGIISAEIDEVQFESHIQVPEPGDEIILCGVEHVGFVLK, encoded by the exons ATGATAGCCGAGGTAGTTGGAGGCATCTCAAGTCGACTGCCAAGGATGAAGTCGACAGATTTGATTAATTTAGTTGGAATGGAAGCTCATATGATGAAGATGACTCTCCTTCTGAATATTGGTTGTGAAGACGAGGTTCATATGATAGGGATCTGGGGAATGGGAGGCATAGGCAAATCCACCATTGCCAAGTGTCTCTATGATCGATTTTCACGTCAATTTCCAGCTCACTGTTTTTTGGAAAACGTGTCTAAAGGCTATGATATTAAGCATCTACAAAAGGAATTGCTTTCCCATATCCTCTATGATGAAGATGTCGAGTTATGGAGCATGGAAGCTGGATCCCAAGAGATAAAGGAGAGACTCGGGCATCAAAAAGTTTTTGTCGTGCTTGATAATGTCGATAAAGTGGAGCAGTTACATGGCCTGGCAAAGGACCCAAGCTGGTTCGGTCCAGGGAGCCGTATCATCATAACCACACGAGACAAAGGTTTGCTCAATTCCTGCGGagtaaacaatatatatgagGTTAAGTGCTTGGACGATAAGGATGCGCTTCaggtttttaaaaagttagCTTTTGGGGGAAGACCTCCTTCTGATGGTTTTGAGCAACTCTTTATCAGAGCTTCTCGGCTTGCTCACGGCCTTCCTTCTGCCCTTGTAGCTTTTGCCTCCCATCTCAGTGCTATTGTGGCCATAGATGAATGGGAAGATGAGCTAGCTCTACTTGAAACATTCCCTCAAAAAAATGTCCAAGAGATTTTGAGAGCTAGCTATGACGGTTTAGATCAATACGACAAGACTGTTTTCCTTCATGTGGCATGTTTCTTTAATGGTGGCCATCTCCGATATATCAGAGCATTTCTTAAAAATTGTGATGCAAGGATAAATCACTTAGCAGCAAAGTGTCTCGTCAACATATCAATTGATGGATGTATAAGCATGCATATCTTGCTAGTACAAACTGGAAGAGAAATTGTGCGTCAAGAATCCGACTGGAGGCCTTCCAAACAAAGGTTTTTATGGGATCCTACAGAGATCCATTATGTACTGGACAGTAACACA GGTACTCGAAGAGTTGAAGGCCTGTCACTGCACTTGTGTGAAATGGCTGACACTTTATTATTGAGGAATAGTGTTTTTGGCCCTATGCATAATCTCACATTTCTCAAGTTCTTCCAGCACTTGGGTGGTAATGTGTCGAACCTGCAGCTAATTTCAGATGATTATGTTCTTTCTCGTAATCTGAAGTTACTACACTGGGATGCCTATCCATTGACTATATTGCCACCTATCTTTCGACCACACACCATTATTGAACTCAGTCTGCGATACAGCAAACTCAACAGCCTCTGGGATGGAACCAAG CTGCTTCCAAACCTACGGATACTAGATGTAACAGGATCGAGGAATCTCAGAGAACTTCCAGAACTTTCGACCGCAGTAAATCTTGAAGAGTTGATATTGGAAAGCTGTACGAGCCTGGTGCAAATCCCAGAGTCTATTAATAGATTATATCTGAGGAAACTAAATATGATGTACTGTGATGGTCTTGAGGGAGTGATACTCGTCAATGACCTTCAAGAAGCCAGCCTCAGCCGCTGGGGCCTCAAACGGATTATACTGAACCTTCCTCATTCAGGGGCGACACTGAGTTCTCTGACAGATCTAGCTATCCAGGGGAAAATATTCATTAAGTTGTCGGGTCTCTCGGGTACGGGAGACCATCTGTCTTTTAGTTCTGTGCAGAAGACCGCTCATCAATCAGTAACACATCTACTTAACTCtggtttctttggtttgaaatCACTCGACATCAAGCGGTTCAGTTACAGGTTGGATCCTGTTAATTTCAGCTGTCTTAGCTTTGCAGACTTTCCATGTCTGACCGAGCTAAAGCTGATAAACTTAAACATTGAAGACATCCCTGAAGACATATGTCAGTTGCAGCTCCTAGAGACACTGGACCTCGGTGGAAATGATTTCGTGTATCTACCCACATCCATGGGACAACTTGCCATGTTAAAGTACCTCAGCCTCAGTAACTGTCGCAGACTTAAGGCACTGCCACAACTTTCTCAGGTGGAGAGACTCGTACTTTCTGGCTGTGTGAAGCTCGGATCATTGATGGGAATTCTTGGTGCAGGCAGATACAATTTGCTTGATTTTTGCGTTGAAAAATGCAAGAGTCTTGGATCATTGATGGGAATTCTTAGTGTGGAAAAATCAGCTCCAGGCAGAAACGAGTTGCTTGAGCTTAGCCTTGAAAACTGTAAGAGTCTTGTGTCATTATCAGAGGAGCTTAGTCATTTCACCAAGTTAACATATCTAGATCTCAGCAGCCTCGAGTTTAGGAGAATCCCAACAAGCATCAGAGAGTTATCCTTTATGAGAACTCTCTACCTCAACAACTGCAACAAAATCTTTTCACTGACAGATCTTCCAGAGAGCCTCAAGTATCTCTATGCACATGGGTGCGAATCTCTGGAGCATGTTAACTTCTCTTCGAATCATTCTTTCAACCACTTGGACTTTAGCCATTGCATCAGTCTAGAATGTATTAGCGATCTGGTTCGTGACTTTATGAACGAGGAATATTCTCAAGAG GCTCCATTTCGACTTGTTTGTATAACGAAATACTCAATTGCTTCTACCAACAATATGCGAACCTCATGGAGGGAACCTATGAGGATCAAACTACCTAAGATTAAAGCTGCCCCCAAGCTTGTGGGATTCTTTGTCCAAATCATGGTTGTTTGCGAAAAGCCCTTCCATCTACAGTTTCCAGCGTTTTCTTATAATTGGGACTGTGAAGGTAGCAGGTTATATCGGATTAACCTCAAACCAAATCTCTATCAATCATCAGAGATGATGGAGGACAACAATAATAGACCATATAAATGGCATCACCTGGTCATTGTCCAAATCCCAACTGGCATCATCAGCGCAGAAATTGATGAGGTGCAATTCGAATCCCATATCCAAGTTCCGGAGCCGGGCGACGAGATAATTTTGTGTGGAGTTGAACACGTTGGGTTCGTTTTAAAGTAG
- a CDS encoding Disease resistance protein (TIR-NBS-LRR class) (Disease resistance protein (TIR-NBS-LRR class); FUNCTIONS IN: transmembrane receptor activity, ATP binding; INVOLVED IN: signal transduction, defense response, apoptosis, innate immune response; LOCATED IN: intrinsic to membrane; EXPRESSED IN: ovule, embryo, sperm cell, root, seed; EXPRESSED DURING: E expanded cotyledon stage, D bilateral stage; CONTAINS InterPro DOMAIN/s: NB-ARC (InterPro:IPR002182), Toll-Interleukin receptor (InterPro:IPR000157), Disease resistance protein (InterPro:IPR000767); BEST Arabidopsis thaliana protein match is: Disease resistance protein (TIR-NBS-LRR class) family (TAIR:AT4G09430.1); Has 23413 Blast hits to 17312 proteins in 691 species: Archae - 12; Bacteria - 1355; Metazoa - 2695; Fungi - 176; Plants - 18489; Viruses - 0; Other Eukaryotes - 686 (source: NCBI BLink).), whose product MASSSSSSATRLRHYDVFLSFRGVDTRQTIVSHLYVALRNNGVLTFKDDRKLEIGDTIADGLVKAIQTSWFAVVILSENYATSTWCLEELRLIMQLHSEEQIKVLPIFYGVKPSDVRYQEGSFATAFQRYEADPEMEEKVSKWRRALTQVANLSGKHSRNCVDEADMIAEVVGGISSRLPRMKSTDLINLVGMEAHMMKMTLLLNIGCEDEVHMIGIWGMGGIGKSTIAKCLYDRFSRQFPAHCFLENVSKGYDIKHLQKELLSHILYDEDVELWSMEAGSQEIKERLGHQKVFVVLDNVDKVEQLHGLAKDPSWFGPGSRIIITTRDKGLLNSCGVNNIYEVKCLDDKDALQVFKKLAFGGRPPSDGFEQLFIRASRLAHGLPSALVAFASHLSAIVAIDEWEDELALLETFPQKNVQEILRASYDGLDQYDKTVFLHVACFFNGGHLRYIRAFLKNCDARINHLAAKCLVNISIDGCISMHILLVQTGREIVRQESDWRPSKQRFLWDPTEIHYVLDSNTGTRRVEGLSLHLCEMADTLLLRNSVFGPMHNLTFLKFFQHLGGNVSNLQLISDDYVLSRNLKLLHWDAYPLTILPPIFRPHTIIELSLRYSKLNSLWDGTKLLPNLRILDVTGSRNLRELPELSTAVNLEELILESCTSLVQIPESINRLYLRKLNMMYCDGLEGVILVNDLQEASLSRWGLKRIILNLPHSGATLSSLTDLAIQGKIFIKLSGLSGTGDHLSFSSVQKTAHQSVTHLLNSGFFGLKSLDIKRFSYRLDPVNFSCLSFADFPCLTELKLINLNIEDIPEDICQLQLLETLDLGGNDFVYLPTSMGQLAMLKYLSLSNCRRLKALPQLSQVERLVLSGCVKLGSLMGILGAGRYNLLDFCVEKCKSLGSLMGILSVEKSAPGRNELLELSLENCKSLVSLSEELSHFTKLTYLDLSSLEFRRIPTSIRELSFMRTLYLNNCNKIFSLTDLPESLKYLYAHGCESLEHVNFSSNHSFNHLDFSHCISLECISDLVRDFMNEEYSQEVRLSSL is encoded by the exons atGGCTTCCTCGTCATCATCTTCTGCAACTCGTCTCAGGCACTACGATGTCTTCCTCAGTTTTCGAGGGGTAGATACCCGCCAAACCATCGTCAGCCATTTGTATGTGGCTCTACGTAATAATGGAGTTCTTACTTTTAAAGATGATCGGAAGCTCGAGATTGGCGACACCATTGCCGATGGTCTAGTCAAAGCTATACAAACTTCGTGGTTTGCGGTGGTTATTCTCTCTGAAAACTACGCTACTTCGACGTGGTGCTTGGAGGAGCTCCGGTTGATAATGCAGCTTCACAGTGAGGAGCAGATCAAAGTGCTTCCTATCTTCTACGGCGTAAAACCCTCTGACGTGAGATACCAGGAAGGAAGCTTCGCGACTGCCTTTCAAAGGTACGAAGCAGATCCGGAGATGGAGGAGAAGGTTTCTAAATGGAGAAGAGCTCTCACCCAAGTCGCTAATCTATCAGGCAAGCATTCCAGAAATTG CGTGGATGAGGCAGATATGATAGCCGAGGTAGTTGGAGGCATCTCAAGTCGACTGCCAAGGATGAAGTCGACAGATTTGATTAATTTAGTTGGAATGGAAGCTCATATGATGAAGATGACTCTCCTTCTGAATATTGGTTGTGAAGACGAGGTTCATATGATAGGGATCTGGGGAATGGGAGGCATAGGCAAATCCACCATTGCCAAGTGTCTCTATGATCGATTTTCACGTCAATTTCCAGCTCACTGTTTTTTGGAAAACGTGTCTAAAGGCTATGATATTAAGCATCTACAAAAGGAATTGCTTTCCCATATCCTCTATGATGAAGATGTCGAGTTATGGAGCATGGAAGCTGGATCCCAAGAGATAAAGGAGAGACTCGGGCATCAAAAAGTTTTTGTCGTGCTTGATAATGTCGATAAAGTGGAGCAGTTACATGGCCTGGCAAAGGACCCAAGCTGGTTCGGTCCAGGGAGCCGTATCATCATAACCACACGAGACAAAGGTTTGCTCAATTCCTGCGGagtaaacaatatatatgagGTTAAGTGCTTGGACGATAAGGATGCGCTTCaggtttttaaaaagttagCTTTTGGGGGAAGACCTCCTTCTGATGGTTTTGAGCAACTCTTTATCAGAGCTTCTCGGCTTGCTCACGGCCTTCCTTCTGCCCTTGTAGCTTTTGCCTCCCATCTCAGTGCTATTGTGGCCATAGATGAATGGGAAGATGAGCTAGCTCTACTTGAAACATTCCCTCAAAAAAATGTCCAAGAGATTTTGAGAGCTAGCTATGACGGTTTAGATCAATACGACAAGACTGTTTTCCTTCATGTGGCATGTTTCTTTAATGGTGGCCATCTCCGATATATCAGAGCATTTCTTAAAAATTGTGATGCAAGGATAAATCACTTAGCAGCAAAGTGTCTCGTCAACATATCAATTGATGGATGTATAAGCATGCATATCTTGCTAGTACAAACTGGAAGAGAAATTGTGCGTCAAGAATCCGACTGGAGGCCTTCCAAACAAAGGTTTTTATGGGATCCTACAGAGATCCATTATGTACTGGACAGTAACACA GGTACTCGAAGAGTTGAAGGCCTGTCACTGCACTTGTGTGAAATGGCTGACACTTTATTATTGAGGAATAGTGTTTTTGGCCCTATGCATAATCTCACATTTCTCAAGTTCTTCCAGCACTTGGGTGGTAATGTGTCGAACCTGCAGCTAATTTCAGATGATTATGTTCTTTCTCGTAATCTGAAGTTACTACACTGGGATGCCTATCCATTGACTATATTGCCACCTATCTTTCGACCACACACCATTATTGAACTCAGTCTGCGATACAGCAAACTCAACAGCCTCTGGGATGGAACCAAG CTGCTTCCAAACCTACGGATACTAGATGTAACAGGATCGAGGAATCTCAGAGAACTTCCAGAACTTTCGACCGCAGTAAATCTTGAAGAGTTGATATTGGAAAGCTGTACGAGCCTGGTGCAAATCCCAGAGTCTATTAATAGATTATATCTGAGGAAACTAAATATGATGTACTGTGATGGTCTTGAGGGAGTGATACTCGTCAATGACCTTCAAGAAGCCAGCCTCAGCCGCTGGGGCCTCAAACGGATTATACTGAACCTTCCTCATTCAGGGGCGACACTGAGTTCTCTGACAGATCTAGCTATCCAGGGGAAAATATTCATTAAGTTGTCGGGTCTCTCGGGTACGGGAGACCATCTGTCTTTTAGTTCTGTGCAGAAGACCGCTCATCAATCAGTAACACATCTACTTAACTCtggtttctttggtttgaaatCACTCGACATCAAGCGGTTCAGTTACAGGTTGGATCCTGTTAATTTCAGCTGTCTTAGCTTTGCAGACTTTCCATGTCTGACCGAGCTAAAGCTGATAAACTTAAACATTGAAGACATCCCTGAAGACATATGTCAGTTGCAGCTCCTAGAGACACTGGACCTCGGTGGAAATGATTTCGTGTATCTACCCACATCCATGGGACAACTTGCCATGTTAAAGTACCTCAGCCTCAGTAACTGTCGCAGACTTAAGGCACTGCCACAACTTTCTCAGGTGGAGAGACTCGTACTTTCTGGCTGTGTGAAGCTCGGATCATTGATGGGAATTCTTGGTGCAGGCAGATACAATTTGCTTGATTTTTGCGTTGAAAAATGCAAGAGTCTTGGATCATTGATGGGAATTCTTAGTGTGGAAAAATCAGCTCCAGGCAGAAACGAGTTGCTTGAGCTTAGCCTTGAAAACTGTAAGAGTCTTGTGTCATTATCAGAGGAGCTTAGTCATTTCACCAAGTTAACATATCTAGATCTCAGCAGCCTCGAGTTTAGGAGAATCCCAACAAGCATCAGAGAGTTATCCTTTATGAGAACTCTCTACCTCAACAACTGCAACAAAATCTTTTCACTGACAGATCTTCCAGAGAGCCTCAAGTATCTCTATGCACATGGGTGCGAATCTCTGGAGCATGTTAACTTCTCTTCGAATCATTCTTTCAACCACTTGGACTTTAGCCATTGCATCAGTCTAGAATGTATTAGCGATCTGGTTCGTGACTTTATGAACGAGGAATATTCTCAAGAGGTAAGGCTCTCTTCTCTATAA
- a CDS encoding Disease resistance protein (TIR-NBS class) (Disease resistance protein (TIR-NBS class); FUNCTIONS IN: transmembrane receptor activity, ATP binding; INVOLVED IN: signal transduction, defense response, apoptosis, innate immune response; LOCATED IN: intrinsic to membrane; EXPRESSED IN: 16 plant structures; EXPRESSED DURING: 11 growth stages; CONTAINS InterPro DOMAIN/s: NB-ARC (InterPro:IPR002182), Disease resistance protein (InterPro:IPR000767), Toll-Interleukin receptor (InterPro:IPR000157); BEST Arabidopsis thaliana protein match is: Disease resistance protein (TIR-NBS class) (TAIR:AT4G09420.1); Has 8006 Blast hits to 7887 proteins in 241 species: Archae - 0; Bacteria - 45; Metazoa - 4; Fungi - 3; Plants - 7952; Viruses - 0; Other Eukaryotes - 2 (source: NCBI BLink).) yields the protein MSSSSKFEVFLSFCSEDPSKTFVSVLDRWLEQKDITTNFKDDSFLAEESKLAVVVVSESYPISVLCLNQLEKIVNSHSEGRLSILPIFYGVDPYNVRKQTGYLAEPFQELGEGYPDDKIQEWRVSLTKLTNIPALDSRYWSNEADMIELIANEILSISNRKPLTAKGDGLVGMDRQMQTLYKLLDFKAAEEVRLIGIWGPGGIGKTTLARYAYEEISSNFKVHVFVDKAEKICHQDRDLLKLLTEKGTTQGLDVGIDKIKSTFGHRKGLIVIDCVDNIKQLKEIVYLAHWFIPGSRVIFVTQDRNLLVESGVEHAYEVQSLRYDEALQLFSHSAFDQQHPPTSFESLSLRAVHISGFLPLTLKILGSSLRGKDEERWEKELQQLEGDQEKAIMEITSKRYTRAGKKEEDKEKITSFILLSDD from the exons ATGTCTTCATCCTCCAAATTTGAAGTATTCCTTAGTTTCTGCAGCGAAGACCCCTCAAAAACTTTTGTCTCTGTTCTGGACCGTTGGTTGGAACAAAAAGACATTACCACCAATTTCAAAGATGACTCGTTTCTGGCAGAGGAGTCAAAACTCGCGGTTGTTGTAGTCTCAGAGAGCTATCCAATCTCTGTTTTGTGCCTCAATCAGCTCGAGAAGATCGTAAACTCTCACAGCGAAGGTAGACTTTCCATCCTCCCCATTTTCTACGGAGTTGATCCTTATAATGTTAGAAAACAGACTGGATATCTCGCGGAACCCTTTCAAGAGCTTGGTGAAGGATATCCAGATGACAAGATTCAAGAATGGAGGGTTTCTCTCACTAAACTCACCAACATACCTGCCCTGGATTCACGATATTG GAGCAACGAAGCGGACATGATTGAGTTAATTGCAAATGAAATCTTGAGTATCTCGAATAGAAAGCCATTAACAGCCAAAGGTGATGGACTGGTTGGTATGGATCGTCAGATGCAAACACTCTACAAATTGCTGGATTTCAAAGCTGCTGAAGAAGTTCGTTTGATAGGAATTTGGGGTCCAGGAGGCATTGGCAAGACGACGCTAGCGAGGTACGCTTATGAAGAAATATCTAGCAACTTCAAAGTTCATGTGTTTGTAGACAAGGCTGAAAAGATTTGTCACCAAGACCGGGATCTGTTAAAGTTGTTAACAGAAAAAGGTACAACACAGGGTTTAGATGTGGGGATtgataaaatcaaatcaacattTGGACACCGAAAAGGTCTGATCGTGATTGATTGCGTTGATAACATCAAACAGTTAAAGGAGATAGTATACCTTGCTCACTGGTTTATTCCAGGAAGTAGAGTGATCTTTGTTACACAGGACAGGAACCTGTTAGTTGAGTCTGGTGTGGAGCATGCTTATGAAGTTCAGTCTCTGAGATACGACGAAGCTCTTCAACTATTTTCTCACTCTGCTTTTGACCAGCAACACCCTCCCACTAGTTTTGAATCACTATCCCTTCGCGCTGTCCATATATCGGGTTTCCTTCCTCTGACACTTAAAATCCTCGGGTCTTCTCTACGAGGCAAGGATGAAGAGCGTTGGGAGAAGGAACTGCAACAACTGGAGGGAGACCAAGAGAAAGCTATTATGGAAATCACGAGCAAGAGATACACAAGAgcaggaaaaaaagaagaagataaagagaaaatcaCATCATTTATTCTCTTGAGTGATGATTAA